In one Sebastes umbrosus isolate fSebUmb1 chromosome 13, fSebUmb1.pri, whole genome shotgun sequence genomic region, the following are encoded:
- the lacc1 gene encoding purine nucleoside phosphorylase LACC1, with translation MSEAVLVDLIHGPGPGPGLGPGPKCSGSLLEDSGSHHVFLLGGKPDRYRNRDGTGFTDALPSISCRSVHVLDSSGSTAECLFRFKQNLDQLGLSNIRVLTTPHGRDVLRVYQDLLFTQVYCFRYLTCPTTCPGCAGSAHPDSPGDPDSPGDPDSPGDPDSPGDPDSPGSGVHPSVEDVSRLVQRLPSLRGQIEVLKSTLIPDCFGHGFSTRSGGVSSIPTLSSLNLFSSRRRRDPDALVLENRRRLALHAGFHPLTLRLVKVAHASDVWVAGKAEPESYDAMVTDRTGVVIAAPGADCMPLLFADPVSKVIGAAHAGWKGTVMGVAMATVEAMVKEFGCRASDIVVAVGPSVGACCFTLDREQALLLHCIHPDCVPDPESATPHVNIRLANRVLLQRGGILPEHIHDDTVTERPCVTPCTSCHPEHFFSCVRDGPNFGTQVGFLWIRETD, from the exons ATGAGTGAGGCCGTCCTGGTGGACCTGATCCacggtcctggtcctggtcccggTCTTGGTCCTGGTCCGAAATGCTCCGGGTCTCTGCTGGAGGACTCCGGGTCTCATCACGTCTTCCTGCTGGGCGGTAAACCGGACCGGTACCGGAACCGGGACGGAACCGGCTTTACGGACGCGCTCCCGAGCATCTCGTGCAGGAGCGTGCACGTGCTGGACTCCTCCGGCTCCACCGCGGAGTGTTTGTTCCGGTTCAAGCAGAACCTGGACCAGCTGGGTCTGAGCAACATCCGGGTCCTCACGACCCCACACGGCCGAGACGTGCTGCGGGTCTACCAGGACCTGCTGTTCACCCAGGTCTACTGCTTCAGGTACCTCACCTGTCCGACCACCTGTCCGGGCTGCGCaggctccgcccacccggactCACCTGGGGACCCGGACTCACCTGGGGACCCGGACTCACCTGGGGACCCGGACTCACCTGGGGACCCGGACTCACCTGGATCAGGTGTCCACCCCTCGGTAGAGGACGTGTCCCGGTTGGTGCAGCGGCTGCCGTCTCTGAGGGGACAGATTGAGGTTCTGAAGTCAACACTGATCCCAG acTGCTTCGGTCACGGCTTCAGTACTCGTTCAGGCGGCGTGTCCTCCATCCCGACCCTGTCCTCCCTCAACTTGTTCAGCAGCCGGAGGAGGAGGGACCCCGATGCCCTGGTCCTGGAGAACCGACGCAGACTGGCCCTCCACGCCGGGTTCCACCCACTGACGCTGCGTCTGGTCAAG GTGGCCCACGCCAGCGATGTCTGGGTCGCGGGCAAAGCCGAGCCGGAGAGCTACGACGCCATGGTAACGGATCGGACCGGCGTGGTCATCGCGGCTCCGGGAGCCGACTGCATGCCGCTCCTGTTCGCTGACCCGGTGTCAAAGGTCATCGGAGCCGCTCACGCAG GTTGGAAAGGAACCGTGATGGGTGTTGCTATGGCGACGGTGGAGGCCATGGTGAAGGAGTTCGGTTGCCGGGCGAGCGACATCGTGGTCGCTGTGGGGCCGTCGGTGGGGGCGTGCTGCTTCACGCTGGACAGAGAGCAGGCGCTCCTCCTTCACTGCATCCACCCGGACTGCGTCCCTGATCCAGAGTCAGCCACACCGCACGTCAACATCCGCCTCGCCAACAG AGTTCTCCTCCAGAGAGGCGGCATCCTGCCCGAACACATCCACGACGACACGGTGACGGAGCGTCCCTGCGTGACGCCCTGCACTTCCTGTCACCCCGAACACTTCTTCTCCTGCGTCAGGGACGGACCCAACTTCGGCACCCAGGTGGGCTTCCTGTGGATCAGGGAGACGGACTGA